From the Anguilla rostrata isolate EN2019 chromosome 5, ASM1855537v3, whole genome shotgun sequence genome, the window tgtatctgtccgcagccAATCTCTAACCAGCTGGTAGGGGCTGCAAGTGATCAACAAGTGCttcgcctggcggagatctgcactctactgagtgcattcTTCTAGCTCTAAAATGTGCTTGagatgtttctgggtgtggtgctcttttctgtgtgggaagGAGTGTGTGCGGCTACAGAGCTAGCTAGCAAAGCATCcagatacagtgaagcaaaaagacaagctgaaagGGCTCATTCAAGAATTGCTTTTACTCggtggtgtcagctgaagttcgccaagggGACTACAAGCTATGCGGAGTTGGCTTgctttctgttggacctgtaagtaacacCGTGGCTGGTGACAATAAGGACTTTTGTGAGCATCTGAAATTTTCTAATCTAAAGTTCCAACAATAAAACCACCGTTACTTTCACAATAATGGTATTAATTAAGCTATAATCGAATCTGCCTTCTTACTGTCACTCATTCCACAGCACTAATTTTATGTTTAGCTATGCAGCTAGCTATGTTAGGCAGATTAACTTACTCGGCGTGAGTGGGTGgggatgaaaacagaaaaagagacttctttgattgtaaacactgTCTAAGAAATACtccatagtatgcctttaaaaagtCTGTATCTTGGCCTTGTTTCTCAAGATGCATTCTGAGAATTGTCCACTAGGGGCCTCTATGCTCTAATTATTAACAGGGTTGACAATTATTCTGTTGAGGTCCTGCCCTTTAAACCCAGATTGGTCAAGCTATCCATGGACACAGATGTGCATTCAGCAATCCAATCAGCTCCCAGAGCACATGCTTCAAGAAACAAATTTCACACTCAGGGTATGAGGGcagacattacatttcatttacaacacaaaatgctaaatatttttaaacaagtgAAGCCagtaaaatcaaaaataatcaaagactgtatatttaaaaagtttttagaAATGCACTGCACTAACTATTCAGTAAAACAATTGTCAtcattactttgaaatattattttaaattcacacaaaaaacagtcAACTCAAGAGAAGCAGTTTATCAGGGGATCCCCTACAGCCTCAAAATTGAAATAGATGAAATGGGTTTCCTCTCGTCAGCAATACGACTCCTGACTTTCCATTTGCCACGCACCTCCAAACCCCCAAATCCTCTCCATTTAATGCTAGGTTGTGCAGGGGTGCAGGGTTCCTGCTGACATTTTCATTACTGAGTAACTGTcgaaaaatgaaagcagtttcATATACTTATTAGTTGCCAACCACAGACGTGAAAAAGACTAGCAGTGACAGAGTTTTGCTTTGTGTGTCATTGCTACGAGTAACAAATGAATTATCTGGACTCTTGCCAGAGGAGAACGTTGCAGCCTTTTATGCAACCAAACCAAGTGGattgtttataataataataataatgataataataataataatgataataataataataataataataataataataataataataatctctgtCAATcttgaaatgaagaaaacaagcTGATGATGACATTCAGATCATTTAGCCTTCTCGGCTAgtcatatataaatattttttgtactgtCTAGAAATTATCTAGTACTGTGTCAAGCAGTTAAGGGTCACATGATTTGGTGAGCAATTGGAACCACTTTAATTGCCCTTCTCTGTACTTTGTTCAGATTGTCCATACTTGTCCTATGGTGGGCTCCAAGGACTTGCTGGAATTCTATGAATGGGGAGTGTAaagtgagtatgtgcatgtgtgtgtgtgtgtgtgtgtgtgtgagagagagagagagagagagagagagagagagagtgtgtgtgtgtgtgtgagtatgtgtttgtcACACCCTGTCTTCAGCATTGGTTTATTGGGAGCAAACTCTAAGCGTGTGCTATCTAAATCCATGTATTTCCAGGGCAGGAGTAATCCAGATGGAtctttataaataataatttataatgaaatcGTTAAGTCTGGTCTCAACataaatatggggggggggggggggggcggtaaaAGGCACTAGTAGGTGGAACCCAAAAACCCAGCGCAGAAACCTCCCatcatacacatttatttgacCCTAAGTAACCCAGCACCCTACAGCTGGGAGGGTTGGAGGGGAATTATCTGATGTGGGCATTTAATGGCGTGTGATAGGTGGCAGACAGGGTGCTTTTCTGATGTCTGTTTCCATGGAAGCAGGAGGTAGTGCTTGAGTCTTAATGTCTGCTTCTCTGACAGACACCACTCTTACTGGCAGTAACTGAAACCTACAGTAAGGACCAgaacaagcacggaaccgtccagacccacgacgcaactcacttccgcagacacattttagctggcaccacctgtgcACCACTCAgtggtcgtccgtgagtgagtgagtgagtgaccacaatttgccatgcatagcccacggcacCAGTTCCTGTGCACCGTGGGCAAAAGTTGTTATGTTGAATGGTGCCTGAGCAGGCAGGCTTATGCTCTGAGATTCATACCCTGTAGCAGTGATGCTAACGCATGAGCGCTCTGAGATTCATACCCTGTAGCAGCGATGCTAACACATGAGCACTTTGAGATTCATGCCCAGTATCAGTGATGCTAATGCATCAACGCTCTGAGATTCATACCCTGTAGCAGCGATGCTAACACATGAGCCCTCTTAGATTCATACCCGGTAGCAGCGATGCTAACGCATCAGCGCTCTGAGATTCATACCCAGTATCAGTGATGCTAACGCATCAGCGCTCTGAGATTCACACCCAGTAGCAGCGATGCTAACACATGAGTGCTATGAGATTCACACCCTGTATCAGCGATGCTAACACATGAGCGCTCTGAGATTCATGCCCTGTATCAGCGATGCTAACGCATCAGCGCTCTGAGATTCACACCCAGTAGCAGCGATGCTAACACATGAGTGCTATGAGATTCACACCCTGTATCAGCGATACTAACACATCAACACTATCAGATTCATACCCTGTATCAGCGATGCTAACGCATGAGCCCTCTTAGATTCATACCCTGTAGCAGCGATGCTAACACATCAGCGCTATAAGATTCATACCCAGTATCAGCGATGCTAACGCATCAGCGCTATGAGATTCATACCCTGTAGCAGCGATGCTAACGCATCAGCGCTATGAGATTCATACCCTGTATCAGCGATGCTAACACATGAGCCCTCTGAGATTCATACCCAGTATCAGCGATGCTAACGCATGAGCCCTCTTAGATTCATACCCTGTAGTAGCGATGCTAACACATCAGCGCTATAAGATTCATACCCAGTATCAGCGATGCTAACGCATCAGCGCTCTGAGATTCATACCCTGTAGCAGCGATGCTAACACATGAGCCCTCTTAGATTCATACCCTCTAGCAGCGATGCTAACACATGAGCGCTCTGAGATTCATGCCCAGTATCAGTGATGCTAACGCATCAGTGCTCTGAGATTCACACCCAGTAGCAGCGATGCTAACACATGAGTGCTATGAGATTCACACCCTGTATCAGCGATACTAACACATCAACGCTATCAGATTCATACCCTGTATCAGCGATGCTAACGCATGAGCCCTCTTAGATTCATACCCTGTAGTAGCGATGCTAACACATCAGCGCTATAAGATTCATACCCAGTATCAGCGATGCTAACGCATCAGCGCTATGAGATTCATACCCTGTAGCAGCGATGCTAACGCATCAGCGCTATGAGATTCATACCCTGTAGTAGCGATGCTAATGCATCAGCGCTATGAGATTCATACCCTGTATCAGCAATACTAATGCATCAATGGTTAAAAGGGTGATGCACAGGCAAGGcttgtgtgtgggaggggtaaACCCCTCCTGCAAAGAACAGGAGCCGcccccatgttttttttttttttgtcagggtgCACATTGTACCTTTAGCTTCATACAGTATTTTGTTTCTACTGATTCGAGAAAAATGCTAAACCTTTGATACTAAATGAAGCTTATAAACTATGAATTGGTAtatctgtttttatatattcatccgctatatatatatatatatatatatatatatatatatatatatatatatatacatatatatatatatatatatatatatatatatacatatatatatatatatcttgtATATCAGTGTATATCATATACACTGTATATcagtgtataaaataaaatttaggaGTATGAAGTATGCCCTTCTTCATATTCTGTTCattaaatgctttcattttctcagtGTATCATATAAAATTTAGGAGTCTGAAGTTTGCCCTCCTATAGTGGTCCTGGCCTGGCTCACTGCCTGCAGGAAGTACAGATTAAATGCCATCTCTGCTCTCATTGGCTGACATTGAGAGCCCTGGATTTTGTCCATACTCTAGTCGGACAGTGGTGCTCAGAGAAAGGTTTTCTGTCAGCATTTTTCAGTGTTCATACTAGGAATTCCCCTCATGAGCACTCATGAACACCAATGCAAGAACCTAGATTCAGGTTAAAAGCAGAtccacacatttttacacattaccTGTGAAGTCAGATCGCTTGCCTGAGTGTCAGAGAGACATACAGTTATTGCCCCCTCTTGGTTATTAATAATAGTTTAACTAATAATATTGGACATTGTACGAATGGAGGCTGTAAGCTTTCATTATGTGGGccagaagaaaatgaaaaactaaaaaaaaaaagcactgaaaaaaatgtttctacaaGACATGTTTATATAATTATGTCAGTTATcagatcaaaaataaataaatagaaaattctATATGATAATTCACATGGCCACTGCATCTCCACTGGTTGAAAACTTTGGCTTCATTCAGTGAAAGCTACACACAGGCAAACTAACAAACTCTGAATGAAAATGTGactaaaaaaagattcaaaatgTTCAGActtcaaatgtataaaaaccaAGGAGCAATttcaacagaaatgtgttttcacttAGAGTGCACATGTTGCTCTGGTGAAACTGAATCAGTTTGATTAATCATTcgaatctgtatttgttcaacatTTACACTGGAGGCAAgacatgatgttttttttatcagaatgatGGGATTACCGGACTTTATACTCAACCTCATAAGGCTGTTTTTAGACAGCTGGGCAATAAAGACTGTTACAGGCACCATTCAAACAGTTATGGAGGCACAGAGAGGAATTGATAGTCTGTAAAGCTGTGACCCTCCTTCAGGTGGCACAATAGCTTAATGGATGCAAATTGTTTATTGTtcttcaatttaattttatgatTTTCACAATTAAACTATTACTGCTGAAACTATGAATTTACCACATTACGTGTAATCATTTTCCCtctgaaaagaaatgtaaaaataaaaaatttgagaGTAGTTTGATCgttttttaaacagcaaaaaGTCAGTAAATTTCCAGTAAAGTTTGTGTAGTTCCACAAGGGGGAGACATACTATAGACTATAAAATGACATCTTCACAGTAGGCAGGAGAGGACAGTGAGTGCATACATGTCAATAGGTATTGCATTCATTCATCTCTatgtctttatttctttctttttttttttgtttagtcttGTTTCCTCCCAGTCTAAGATGCCCGGTTGTATTTCTTCCCCATGCTGTCGACTGAAGATGCCACAGGTGTTGAGTTAATTTGTTTGCAGGTAGGCTGTAGGGGCACCATTTTCATAAGGAGACGCAAGTCTTGAACTAAGACATACCTCCCCTCCAGCCTTATTTCTGCAGCAGGAGATGGTTTCAGTCTTCTggtaattaataaattatatacacACAAGTGACTCActgaaatttgaataaattaccTAGCTAGCCAATGAAGGATCATAGAAGAatataatgtgtatttatttctttcttcatttattttcatattaacctTAAAAGCATCACTGGCCTCCATTAgcatacagcaaaaataaagcCCTTACTTAGCTTCAGATTACTGAAAATACAGTAgcaataaaagcaataaaatgctatttttctgGAGATCTGAAGCTTGCCTTCAATTGCcttctaataataaaaaaataaaaaaatgcatgttacCCAAAAGAGTTCCAAAGCTGACCCACTGTGGATGACCCTCCCATGGCTCTGGGTTCAGATGTGGCCTGTTGGGCATACTGggagaggtcacatgaccttccCTGAGCCCTGGGGTTTAGATGTGGCCTGccgagcatgctgggagaggtcacatgaccctccCTGGGCCCTGGGGTTCAGATGTGGCCTGCCCAGCATGTTTggagaggtcacatgaccctccCAGGGCTCTGGGGTTCAGATGTGGCCTGTTGGGCATACTGggagaggtcacatgaccttccCTGAGCCCTGGGGTTTAGATGTGGCCTGccgagcatgctgggagaggtcGCTGCAAGCCGCAGTCTTCAGCTCAGCCCAGCACAGAGCAGGGCGGACCAGCCTTCAGCCATCTGCTCCGGAGGCAGATGTCATTCTGCAGAGAACAGCTGAGGGGCGTCGGTCAGTTCAGACCCTGCTGACTACACAGTAAAacttccagtgttaattcaactctaacagtgttaattcaactccaacaaaTAAcgtttggtcccactctggaccAGACTgtttgaattgaattaacattggacattttactgtgtattgcagttactgcagtttgttttttttttgttttttttggttggatAACCAAACTGAATGGTGAATGGTTCTTGTTTGATTGCCGTTCTGAAAACAGCTACAGTATGCTTATGTACCATGGCTTCATGATTTCACGGCTTTCGAGATCTAAACTGCTTTCAAAACAGGGGAAATTTAATTCCCTAATCTTTGCAGTCCCTTTTTCCACTTTTCATTGAAATTCAAGATGACTTCAAAGGAACAGACACCCAGCACAGACCATCACCCCACCTGGGGCAGACCAGCCCCTTGGTGGCACAGGACTGCACGGAACTTCTGGTGGTTTTGGATCTGCCCTGGACACCAAAAGGCCAGAACCAGACCACCAAATGTCTGACAGGGCTCTTGGCATTTCACATGAATTCCAGATGGTATGAAACAGTCATTAGGGtcatgatatatatattttttttctgagctttaaaaaaaatcacgcCAATCAAACTAGGATTTATGATTGTGTTTTCATAAAGTTTTTTGTCATTAAGGGAAACATAGGtttgattatttaattcaatatttattttacacacaagCGTTTATCAAGTAGTTGACACAATCAGTAAGGTGTAAATGTATTACTCATCTCAGAATATCCTTCAGGAAGTCAGACACTTTCAGTGGCACTGCAATGTCAAGCCTTGGTGTCATATTTCAGGCTGGTTGAGTCAGCAGTATATGGTGTTCCCACATTATCAGGTCTTATCCAGCCCGTCGCATCCCCACTCTTACATCATGTTACGTCTCACCTTTATGAAACCACAACCGGATTGGAGGGACACAGAGTAGCTCCGCAGAGCAGGAAGTTACACGCGtgttctgtttcctgtgtttgcgGGACACGCGCGTTCCAGCTCCTGTGCGGAACGGTTGCCTTGCTGCCTTTAAGGAGGAGGGCCGGTCCCAGGGTCACGTGACCGAGCGGTGTTTAtgagcccgcccccccccccccccccccctcccccccccttcattccGGCTGTCCCAGTCTGGAGCAGGGGGTGGGCAGGCtggctgagagggggagggagagagagagagagagagagagggagagagagagagagttgatgGTGAGGAGGCACACAGAGGCCTGCTGGGTACAGTTACACAGTCTCCTGTTGGGCTGGGCAGTGCGCTCCGGTGGAAGAACCGGAGGCGTCCCTGCCTGAGATATAAACCCCTGGATTCAGAGACATTCCCACAGCgcagagacgagagagagaaagagaaagtgggagagagcgagggaaagagggagagaaagagagacagggagagaaaaagggagagaaagagaaagaagcgGTAAAGGAGTAACGGCAGCGGTCCcagacgtccccccccccacctcggcGTTCCACAGCAGCGGGAGGTGAGCGCTGGAGCCCGCGCTGGACAGGAGGACCGGGCCTCGGCGccggggggcgtggggggcccCCACGCTGGCCCCGGCCCGTCAGAGGAGGTCCGCGGCGGCCCCCGCCGACATGGCGGCCGGCGGGatcaccaccctccccccgccgCCCGAGGACGGGGGCAGCTCCTCGTTCCTCCCCGGGTCCTTCAAGGAGCTGAAGAGGCTGTACTGCAAGAACGGCGGCTACTTCCTCCGGATCGCCCCCCAGGGACGCGTGGACGGGGTGCGGGACAGGGGCGACCCGTACAGTAAGTGCTTCCATACGCGGTtccggaggggggggagagggggagacaggggggaGAAAACAAAGTGCCTTTATACCTGCTGCTGAAGCGGGGCCCCAGCCAGAGGCGCTACGCAGGTTTCCAGGTCCCCGTTTACGTAAGTCTCCGCGCGTCCTTCACACACGGCTCTCTGTAGGACGTCTTTAAGAACTCTCCCCCAACGATAATAAAGTTTCTGGCTTCCTGTTCGTCGGTGACAACGACGCAGTGTTGCGTCACTGTGCGATTCTGTGGTTCTCTCCGTGTGTTTGGagtataaaaactgaaaatgttagcGTTTAGAAGCTAACAGGTCATGTACCGAGTTTAAACGGTAATATAGCATAATTATATCGAAAAAGGAActgttttatttgactttttatgaaaaatgtaccGGACTTCTCCGGACTTACAGGAATTCCCTGAATATGATGAAACAGCCAGTAGAAAACTTTCCAACTGTACTGGTGTAACCCCATAATCAATATGGAACAGATGTTTAAAACTGTCTGATGTTAGCAGATCATATGGTACTTTATGGTCATTATATGAActgatattttgtatttcaacataaaaaacaatCAGTAGTTATGTGAATCATAGATGGaagttttcagaaaatgtaaaggtatttaatatttaattacaatCTGTGAGCAGATAAACACTGCCATTTTTTATGTTAGTCTTATGTAATTTGGGTCATCACATACTATTTTCATCCTTTTCtacttatttataaaaaatcCTGAGCATGAACATGTTTATATGTTATCTCTTAAATAGCTAAATAATGTGAAGCAATATCCTTATATTTCCTTAGGTAAAGGAAAGTTATTTACTTGTTGCAATCACTGAAAGGTGCATCGTGGGTTGCAGTCAGtgagaggtgcattgtgggttgCAATTAGTGAGAGATGCACTCTCAATTGAGGGCAGtgagaggtgcattgtgggttgtAATTAGTGAGAGATGCACTCTCGATTGAGGGCAGTGAGAGGTGCATTGTGGATTGCAGTCAGTGAGAGGTGCATCGTGGGTTGAGGGAAGtgagaggtgcattgtgggtttcAGTCAGTGAGAGGTGAATTGTGGGTTACAGTCAGTGAGAGGTGCATCGTGGGTTGAGGGAAGtgagaggtgcattgtgggtttcAGTCAGtgagaggtgcattgtgggttaCAGTCAGtgagaggtgcattgtgggttgCTAAGCTgtatatttaattgaaaatttcACAGTATGTAGCACTCAAACTGCCAGatatatgtacacatttcaATTAATGGTTTTCAACTATGACGTTGGTATTACTATGTATGTGAATGTTGAGCAGTaacatgtaaatgaaatgaGTGCTGCTCCTGCATATTTCTATAACttataacatttttataaaatagatCATAAAAACCACAGcttcaaaaatcaaaatgtaaaaaccacACAGAGATGATGCTCGTTGTGCCTCCACACGTGACTCACTGATATAGTTGCTCAGTTTCACGGAGGCTTCTAATAAACGACAAAAACTACTTGAAAAAACGGCCGATTTGTCCTAGCTCCCCGCGTATAATCAGCATGCACCCATTTGCCTCTCCAGTTTGACGTCTTGCATCCACCCCATAAATCAATTTGTGCAGCTGGGTGTTTATGGTACCGAGGCCATGCAGATGGAGTTTTTGATCTCCCCTGTGGGCCCTCAGCTGTAATTTTGATCAGAGGCCTTCCGGTCGCAAAGTGGGATTCCGATAGACGCCTTTTGCTTTGAAGGGCTTTTTGTGGTCATCCACCCGAAAAAGCACGGGCGGAAGTATGAGAGATCTGCTCATACGCTACtgcatttgtatatttataaaagCTGAACCCTTTCAGCTGTGCCTGTTCCGTCCCTCCAGAGGACTGTAATTCTGGCTGTCTCCGTGTTGAGTCATCGGGAAACGTGTACAGGATACATTTCAGGGGTTTTCAGTGATTTCACTACCTTTCAGGGATTGATATTCTTACGGTGAACCATGGGAAGATACTGACTTGTTTCtctcataaaagaaaaaaaaaaccaagcggCTTCGAAGCATAAGCAATGATTGAAATTGTGTTAACatttatgttcatgttcatgATGAAATACTTCATACCTACTatctaaagaaagaaaatctgtaCTGGAgttctggaaagttctggaaTGGTGTTTCCGTAAACTTGTGTTTTTCCTGACCAGTCTGGAAGTTTGGTGGTTgcacttgtaaaaaaaacttcctcCTGTTCAATGATATTCTCCaaatttgtctgtctgtttgtatcCATATGGACGAAATGTATCTTTGCTTAGAggttaaaaaatgacaattatctgcagatttaaaaaacttCATGAAGACAATACATTTATCAGGAGAGACACATCAGCAGCAGTGGGTCGCACCATGGAATCTATTGACTATCATGTTTCCAAAAATCTTTTACTTATGAcaatcaaaatctttttttatttttattttttcagcaaaGCTGCAGATACAGGCAACCGCCATTGGGGAAGTGGTCATCAAGGGCGTCTCGGCTAACCTCTATCTGGCAATGAGCACGGACGGCAGGCTGTTTGGAACGGTGAGCATTATGGGGTGTCACCTCCAGCATCTCTTAAAAGAAAGCTTCAGCCAGAGCCAAagtctttttcacattttacaaccCAAAAGTCCTTTTGGACGACACATTTACGCGGAAAGAAGACTATGTTTGTCTGGAAAAGGAAATCCTATCAATATCGGTTCTCAACTGTTATTtccaaaatacacaaacatctAGGGCTGCTTTCTGGGATGGTTTGTGTGGTAGGGCTACCTCCACCAGAACAAGAATAGAAATCAGTTAGCAACACCTTTAaccaagaaataaatattaaattctaAACATAATCTCCCTCTACTGTACAATTGTGCTGAACATGTTGTGAAGATAAACAGCTAGTGCCTTTTCCCACATTTTGATTGAGGCTCGAGGTTGATTTAAGTAAAGGACGCTTGATGTTGAAGGTGCTCAAATCAATAACCGATCGTCTCAAACGGCTTCTTCCCACCTCAGAAACGCGTGACGGACGAGTGCTACTTCATCGAGAGGCTGGAGGCCAACAGCTACAACACCTACCGCTCTCGCAAGAGTCCCGACTGGTACGTGGCCCTGAAGAGAACGGGCCAGCAGAAGTCCGGCTCCAGAACCGACCCGGGCCAGAAAgccatcctcttcctccccatGTCCGCCGTGTGCTGATGGACGCCACACTCTTCGCCCGAACGCCACCGCGGCGCGCCACAACGTTCTTTTTGAGGTTCGCGCCGTGTTGCGGCGGCGGGCACAACGTTGCCGCGACGCCAGAGCGACGTCGTGAGAGCCTCACCTGCCGCCTCGCGCTGATAACACCTGAGAGCGCTACGCTAACTCTCTTCACCTTTCCTacagcataaaaacacaaatctgtacCGATAGTTTACGCATCATACACCTTTAAACTCGAAATATTTACAGAATGTGAATTCATGAGTAGACTGTTACGTTTCGGCTGTTTCAAAGCAGCACGCAGTATTTAGCAGTTATgtagaaaatacattaaaatatactataaaaatatattcaaatatgcaGCCAGAAGGTCATGTTAAATAAGTACTCAGTAGTTGattgcataaattaaaatagttttggtGAATAATGCCCTGTATGTGGGGTCAGATGCATTTCAGATTCCTTTCATACATTTTCTCTGTATATCTGTTTGAACCCAACGTGTGTAGAAATGGTT encodes:
- the LOC135254560 gene encoding fibroblast growth factor 2-like yields the protein MAAGGITTLPPPPEDGGSSSFLPGSFKELKRLYCKNGGYFLRIAPQGRVDGVRDRGDPYTKLQIQATAIGEVVIKGVSANLYLAMSTDGRLFGTKRVTDECYFIERLEANSYNTYRSRKSPDWYVALKRTGQQKSGSRTDPGQKAILFLPMSAVC